In Salvia miltiorrhiza cultivar Shanhuang (shh) chromosome 4, IMPLAD_Smil_shh, whole genome shotgun sequence, the DNA window CAAAGACCCGAGATTAGCACAGGCAGAGAGAGCACAGACAAGAACAGCTTCATTAGGCTCGAATTCACGAAACATATCATGGAAATACCTAAGGGCCTCAGTGTACCTTCCAGACCTAACGAAACCTGAAATCATCACAGCCCAAGAAACATCATTTCTCACCGGCATTTTACAAAAAACCTCACCTGCTTTCCGCATATCTCGATTCTTAGCATACGCAGACACTAAACTAGTCCATGAAAACACGTCTGTCTCAGACATTTCTCCGAACACGTCACGTGCATCCTGCACCCTCTCGAAAGCAGCATACATACCAATCAAGGAGTTAGCCACGTATAAGTTCAAGAAAGTCCCATTCTTTAGCGCCATCCCGTGAATGATTCGCCCACACACAACCGAATCTTGGTGAGCGCAGGAAGTGATCACGAAAGTGAATGTGTAATCGTCGGGTTTTGCTTGAGTGTTGATCATTTGACGGAAAAGGTTGATGGGCTCTGAAGAATGCTGGAGCTTCGAGTAAGCGCGCATCATGAGATTCCATAGCAGAATCGGCGGGGGCGGCGACGACCGATAGTTATCGAACAAGATTCTCGCAGAATTAAAGCTCTTGGAGTGAAGATAACAGTGAATGAGCGAATCGATCAAAGAAAGGCGTGCCGATGCGAGTGATCGAACGATGATCTGCGCATGAATCTGCTTAATTTGAGAGATGCGGGGGCGTCTGCTTAGTAGCTGAGAGATGAATCTTACAGAGATCTGAGAGAAAGCAAGGGGTTGCATCTAAATGGTTTCGGAATGGCGGCAAAAGTTCTGCTCAAGTCTAGGGCTTTTAGTGTGTATGAATCAATGAAATTGTTACGGATAGAATCGAGCCCTttgaattaatatttttgtcTGAATTGTAATGGAATCAttggagaagaaaaagaaaaaaaaaaaaaggaaatcttTGAAGGAATAATTTGAAGTAGCGTTGGATTTCATATGAAGAAAACCCAATTTTATTTTGGCGCCAACTGAGATGGAACCCTAGTTCCCCATTCGCCAAATTCCATAGTGATGGACTTGGCCGGCGATCTTTTTTTTCCGCTGCCGGAATCTCTGCTTCACTGCATAGAGTCTTTCTCCCTAACgatgaaaaaagaaattaaaattttatgtgcAATTAACAAAGTAGTTATTTCAATCTCGGATTTCACCTCAATCAACAATGCATGATGAGAAACAATAGAGGGCAATGTACAAGAAGCCAATTCTTACAAAGAAAATTCCCTCTACAGATACTTGTATTATAAACTCAAACTCCAAAAATATACGTATATATAAGTGAACTCTCACGTTTGAAAAAAATGCTCATGTAACTTTAAAATCAGCAGCAAATGCCTCCAATTTTCAATCTTCTGGAGAAAGGCATAGAAGCATTTCTTGATTGAACGCTACCTCACATTAAAGCAAGGTTGTAGGTGTGTCTAGCTTGGTGAAGTTGCCCCTCTGCTTGAAGAGCTGCGTGTGGTGATGCCTGCAGTAGAGGCGATGCTCGTGTGCAATGTAGTTGGAAGGGCTTATCACACACCCGCCGTGGCTGCACTTGAAGCAAGCCTTGTGATACGACTTCCCATCAACTGCTACCTACACAATCAACAACATTTGTTACATCAAACCACAAGTTTGATTTTCTTCACAAATTAACTCACCTTCTCCAGGGGGTATACTTTTTTGTCGCAAGCAATGCATTTATCCTGAGTTCCCGCGAACAAACTTGAGATTTTGCTGTTTGCAGATCTGTGGATTCTAGCACTTCTTGGAGCTCCTGTAAGATAGAAATAAGCAATGTTAAGTAGTATAATGTAAAATAGTTTATTGGATTGGTGGTACCTTGAAAGCTCTTGTTCAAGCTGCCAGTCATCTTCAATAGTTGATCAAAATGAGGTTTGCAGTAGAGAACGCCTTCGTAGGATGAGTAATCACTCAGCTGCAACAAAGATAACATAAGAATTTTGCACACACAGATAAAAACATACTGTAATTAATTGCTTACATTTGTATTTCAGGTAAAAACAAACAATTCTCTCCAATATCTTATGACCTAAAATTTACATGTGCCTTAATTATGCTGAATCCAGCACATGCACACCTACTCAAACTCATTAAAGCTTCACATTATGCCATTTTACCACAATATCTGATTTAGGGGTGCTCCATTTAATGAACCTTAATTTGCATAGCTGGATAAGTATTAGTAACATGCTGTTCTAagctctctttttttctttttttttttgcatattcAAAATTAAGTTCTTGCAATATACCGATGAACTTCAGAGAAGAGAATCAACTTAGATTATTCAAGAATCATATTGCAATGATTGGAGCacttaaaaaagtaaaaaaaatccAGCCAAGCTATCATCTCACAGTTGATCGAA includes these proteins:
- the LOC131021201 gene encoding LIM domain-containing protein WLIM1-like, coding for MASFGGTTQKCKVCEKTVYLVEQLTADTKVYHKLCFRCHHCKRTLKLSDYSSYEGVLYCKPHFDQLLKMTGSLNKSFQGAPRSARIHRSANSKISSLFAGTQDKCIACDKKVYPLEKVAVDGKSYHKACFKCSHGGCVISPSNYIAHEHRLYCRHHHTQLFKQRGNFTKLDTPTTLL